The genomic region AAGAATGATAgagtttatttgaagcttcttgCCATTTTTATTGTATAAGATTGTATTAGGAAATTTACTGAATCGTTTCTGAAAGTGAAAAAGTATTTagaatatcaacaatttttatttttattatattagctTATATTAGAAAATGTACTGAATCATTTCTAATGAGAGAGTATTTACAATATCAacaatattcatttttattacataAGCTTGTACTAGGAAATTTACTCAATTATTTCTACTGAAAGAGTATTTAGAATATCAACAAtactcatttttattatataagctTGTATTAGGAAATTTACTGAATCATTTCTACTGAAAGAGTATTTAGAATATCAACAattctcatttttattatataaacttGTATTAGGAAATTTACTCAATCATATCTACTGAAAGAGTATTTAGAATTTCatcaattttcatttttattacataGGCTTGTATTAGAAAATTTACTGAATCATTTCTAATGAAAGAGTATTTACAATATCAacaatattcatttttattacataAGCTTGTACTAGGAAATTTACTGAATCATTTCTAATGAAAGAGTATTTACAATatcaacaattttcatttttattatataaacttGTATTAGAGAGGAAATTTACTCAATCATTTCTAATGAAACAATACTTAGAATATCAACAATTTTCTTGGAGAAGTAAATCAAGAAATTTACCTAATAATTTTCTGCAGAAAAGAGTCTTCAAAATATCAACAatcttgaaataaaaaatgtggaaCCAAATTTACCGTTGAACTTAGGTTGAACTCGAGTTTCAGCTGAAAATTAAACGCAGCCTTAGTCCGTGGCAGAGTCAGAATTTGCAAGCAGCTTAGCCATCGCGATATCCACAGAAATACAGCCCTATTTGATCTATTAACTCGTTCTTTACGTCACTAATacaatttttcatatttcttacAAACAAATCTCGTTTCACCGCCGACCATGCCGATGTCGTTTCATTTATCCGAACATCATCGAATCGGTGCCGAAATGCCACGAACGAATTCGCGACGATATAGAGAACCAGtttgaaaattttgaatagCGTCAAACGTTTTTTAATAATGCGACCCGCCGCGATGCGTTTCGCCTTATCGCTGTAGAAACGCGGATCGGGGGGTGGATGGGGGCGAGCGGGATACCCAGTATACGCGCGGTCATTTTCAAGCGATGTTCCCCGCTTTTCAGGATTATTGCTCCCGTATGGGATACGAAACCGATAATTGGACGTTGGCGGACATGTTCAAATATTTCTCGAAAATGAATCGGCCCCAGCCGCAGCCGAATCCCCTGAAAAAAGGCGAGTCCGTCAAAATATACGACAAATACTCGTCGCAGATCGTTAAGGAGCTGAACGAGCTGAAGAACGATCCGAACGTGGACGATCAACGGGTGGACGACATAGAGAACAGCGGTGCGTTCGATAACGATTTCTCTTTCcagcttttctttttttttcttccgcGCGACGGACGTGTAATTTGTTTCGATGTGTTCCAGATGATTTGCGATCGGTGAAGAGCCGGGAGTGCTCGATGGAGTCGCTGTGTCTAAAGTGTCTGAAGATCCCCGACGGGCCCATGGAGTGCCACCCCTTCTTCGAGGGCTCCCTGTGCATCGAGTGTTCGGTAGGACAATTGCGAGTGGCCCGGAGTAATTCGATTACCAGCCGGCACCTGATATCTCCCCGTCGACGACGATTACAACGATTCCTACTTAATTTCATCAACGAACTGTCGGCAAActtttccaaaaaaaaaaaaacagcgtCGTCGATTCGATCGACAGCGAAATAGACAATCCGAGAATGCGTCTCGTTTCTCCGGGTTCGAAATTCTGGGCCAGTCCCGAAAATTTGGCGAACGCCGGGGAAACGGGCAACTCGGGCCCCGCCCACTGCTCCACAAGAGCCACGATTGGTCCACGAACAAAGCCGAAATCTTTGAAATCGTTTCccacaattggttcagcttgtTGTAAAACCGTTTCCGCCGCTTTCCGTTCTAGATTCCTTCGAAAACCTCTCCGGCTCCTCCCCGATGCCTCCTAAGCCCCGCCCATCAACTCCTATTGGCTCCTAAGAGAACGTTCGAACCCGCTCGGTAAAACAGAGCTGTCCAAAGCCTAGCTCGGCGACCTACAAGTGATTCTCGTGAAATTTTGCTTTCGGATCTCCTTCATTTTCTGGAAAATTTCCAACGCACgcgtgcaataaaaaaaaagtcgCAAAAACATCCGGCAACGAGGATCATTTCTCGCGGATCGCCGGTCCGATCCGACGCGAACGATTTACGAGAATCACCTGTTGGCTGCGGGAAACGTAAGAACGAATTTCGTCGGACACAGAGGCAACGGAACGCCGGCTATACGTTTCACGATGCTTTCAGGAACAATACAAGCCGTGCATGTTCGTGTTCGGGAACGACGCGAAATGCGTAAGTATTTGCATTCGAACTAACTCGGGCTCGTCCCTCTTCGCGGATTGATAGTGAATGTTCTGACTGGTTTGCTAGTTCTACTGCACGATTTGCGCGGCGACCGGGATGGTGATCATTTGCGACAACGAGGACTGTCCGAGGTAAATCGCCGCGCCTGGGGGCGGCGGGATCGATGGGTGGGAGGGGGCGGGGTGGCCCCGTATACGGGTGCTGTATTCCTGGATCGTTCGTTTTCCAGGGTTTATTGTACTGCCTGCATGAAACACTTGCTGTGTCCGGCGACCTACGAGCAGGTGCTGCTAGAAGATCCTTGGGAGTGTTTCCTCTGTAAAGCGAGGTCCGGCACCGTCCCGGACACCGTGGTGAGGCCGCGATCCAACTGGAAGGACAAAATAATCGATATGTTCCGGACGAGCTGCAACCCGAGCGCGCGAGTCGCCAGCAAGCGCGACGGCAAGCCGAGGAGAATCCGAGTGCTTTCTCTGTTCGACGGCCTGAGCACCGGTAAATACGGGGACAACCTCCGGGGTCTCGGCTGTTTATTGAGTTTCCCACCGAAAACCGCGTGTATCTTATCGCGGTGGCTCTCTTCTCAGGGTTGCTGGTCCTCCGCAAGCTGGGCTTGACGGTCGACGTTTATTACGCGAGCGAGATCGACCCGGACGCGCTGATGGTCAGCGCCACGCACTTCGGGGACCGCATCGTCCACTTGGGCGACGTCCGGGACATCACCAAAGAGAAGATCAAGGAGATGGCGCCGATAGACCTGCTGATCGGCGGCTCGCCCTGCAACGACCTGAGCCTCGCCAATCCGGCCCGACTGGGTCTCTATGGTACACGCTGTTATGGTAGCAcagggtacagtaatttctcccaaattgtcctccAGCTTGAGGAGAAcgatggacaacttgggaagcaGAGACACGATTGTTAGATatcgacgatcggtaactgtgaaaacgagtcgtgataatataatatatttatatataatatttttataatataatataatataataataatatttttatataataatataatataataataatatttttatataatatatttatatattttatataataataatatttatatataatataatatattatattataataatcgtatatataataatcgctAGCTATTATAATCGCCATAATAATCGCTcgctattataattattacaatatattacatataataatcgCTAGCTATTATAATCGCCATAATAATCGCTCGCtattataattagtataatatattatattatgataatcgtatctcttcttcccaagaTGTCAATTTTTATTCCCAAGCTGGGGACAATTTGGAAGAGTTTACTGTACAGGATGGAAGAGTCTTCTTACTGTTCGGTTGTGTTTCACAGACCCAAAAGGCACCGGAGTCCTGTTCTTCGAGTACTGCAGGATCCTAAAACTGCTGAAGAGACTGAACAACGGGCATCATCTGTTCTGGCTGTACGAGAACGTAGCCTCGATGCCGAGCGAGTACAGATTGGCCATGAACAAGTAGGGCCTCTCCCACCGACGACTCAGCTTTATCATCGTCGACGCAACGATAACGTGCTCTTAACACCTTGACATTCCGGTTACAGGCATCTGGGCCAGGAGCCCGACGTGATAGACTCCGCGGACTTCTCCCCTCAGCACAGGCTGAGACTGTATTGGCACAATCTGCCGTTCGAGCCGCACTCACTGCCATTCCAAGACGAGCAAGACGTTCAAGATATACTGACGCCGCATTGTCAGCGGTACGCGCTCGTCAAGAAGATCCGCACGGTCACCACAAAAGTGAACTCCTTGAAGCAAGGTACGGAGAGACTTTCGCTCGGCAATTCGAGCGGGCATCGTGAAATTAACAGGGAGACGCGAAAACGATTCATTAGTGTTGCTTGTaacttaaaaaagaaaaaaagaaacccGGCTTGAAACACAGCGTCTCTCTGGTATATAAACGGTTATTTTTGTTTCCGGGGATATCAAGGAAAAGCGGCCCTGAAACCGATCCTGATGAAAGACGAGTGCGACTCGCTGTGGATCACCGAGCTCGAGGAGATATTCGGGTTCCCGCGTCACTACACGGACGTGAAGAACCTGTCGGCGACGAAGCGGCAAAGACTGATAGGGAAGTCGTGGAGCGTACAAACCCTCACTGCCATTTTCAAGTCACTTTGCCCGTATTTCGAGTGCAATATCGCCGGGATGGATTCCGCGTTAGGCTCCCAGAGCCTAAGTTTCTAGGCCTAGACTTAGGTGGTCGCGGAATCGCCGGGCGTTTGTTACGTTACAATGAATCATTCAATCTAGTCCGAAAAGAGACGCGAATAGATTCGAGATTTTTTTctgtttcatttttcttttttttttgtctttttaagcatttttaacgtttattttcgaattttattacaattgagACAACCGATGTAATTCCTGCTATTTTTAGTTTTTCGttttgttcttcttttttttgttctGTTCTTTTGTCTGCAcggatatatgtatatgtatatatatatcgtccTCACTGGTGCAAAATATATTTTACAGTCGTGtcgaaagtatatatatatcgtaCATTTTGTACATTCACGGTAACTGTCAACAAAAATAAAACACAGTCTTCAGGCAACCACCAATTCGGGAGAGAAATAAACACGAGCGTTCTTGGCGTCTCTAAAGAACTGTGCGCTCCCCGACGAGCAACAGCCGTTACGAATTAGCATTCGCTCTTTGATATCTCATACGGAAGTATCCCCTGCGGTGTTCCCGACTAGTTGGCAACTCGTTGCTGCCGCCGGTGTACGGCACGTTTCTTTGTTGGTTCAACTGCAGCAGGGTGACGGGCACTGGTATACAACCCACCAAACAATTCACGTACTGCATCGCGTGAGCCGACAGCGGCGTGTTCAGAAAGATTTCTTCGCGTTCCGTGTCCACTCCCCTGACGATACCTGGATGATAAGCGCACATTTTACGATCGTTTGCAGATGTTGTTTATAGATAAGGGATAAAAAGAAAACGCGTCGCGACAAGAAACACTCACCGAATCCGTAACACGAGCAAATCGGCGGCCTGTCCAACACCCTTAGATTAGAAACGAGCTCGACTTGTTGTGACTCTGGATCATCCAGGTCGATACCGCACAGCGCCACTATGTTGCCATTGATCACGTTCAGAACGTGCGTCGGCGGCATCGATGCGCGCGGGATCGAGACGATCAACGAAGAGAACCGTGTCCTGTAATCGGTAGTCAGCGACGTTACAAAGTATTTATTTTGTTGAATCGTACGGGAAAATATGGTACTTACACGTACGGCACAGCTGTGTTGATGTTAAGCGATATGTCGTGACAACTGGACCTGCAATAACAATTTTCGCATCAGCAAATGAACACCATTATAGATTATAATTTCATCGTCTTACATTGAATCCACGGGATCTCGCAGAATCTCGCTGAGGTAAGAGGTCATTACGAGCTCCCGGTGTTGATAGGGCTCCATGTTCCAAGTGTCGTTCACTGGAGCGCTTTTGCGTTCAGCGTGGGAAGGTATCACGCATAACTCGTGGCTGCAATCTTCGTTCCAATTAGCAACGTTCACGCCCCACGAGACCCTCTTCGAGACCTACGATAACATCAACATATTCGCATGCCCTCGCCCgtcaccttttttttttttatagacaaTAAAATATGGTAAAACCTCTCTCTATTCACCTGATTTATTACTTCCTTGGACAAATGCTCCGGATAATTGTTCTTGACCTTCTCGGACATGATTTGCACTACCAGGAACGGTTTCGCCAGCTTTATCGTGAAAATCGCGAGGTCCCAACCGATCCCGGAAGTGAATCCCATGGTGTTCACTACGATCGGTAATCGGGACATTACCGGGCAACTCGACAGCTTTTCAACCAACATTTTCATTCCCTCGATGTATCTGGTGATGCATTTGCTCACGTCGATATCGCCCAGGTACAGTTGGCAGACGGGCGTCTTCAAGTGGGTGAAATTCGGTCCCAGCAGAGGCTCGTCTATCAAACTGAAGGACATGCAACCGGCCGGCGCGCACTCCGTCTGACCAGGATCGACGTCCACGAGGACCACCTTCTTGCTTACCGGTAATAGGCTGTTTATCAGGCAACGGACTGCGGTGGACTTGCCAACGTTCTTCCCTCCGGTTATCGAAATGCAGCACCGTTCGTTGGCGCGCCACCTTTTCAACATCTTCTCGGCGACGTCCTTCGTGATGCGTTCGTCGACGATCAACTCCTTGCAGGCGTAATTGTCGACGAACAACTGCGACTGTAGAATCACTTGCGCTCTCTTCGGATCGGTCCACGACTGATACGGAGCGTCCTTTATGCTCGGGAACAGTCTGAACGGACAATAAGCGTTCAAAAATCTTGTTAAATTGTTTTCCAGATTCGACAGTAGAAGGATCGTCGTACCGGCTTGGAGGCCGTCCAACTCGGCGACCAGTCTATTCTCGGTGTCCCGGTCGACGCCTTCGGCGGAAAGAGTCGTCCAGACGTCTGGTTGGACGTGCTGCGACACTGTGTCCACAGCTTTCACGCAAATGCTACTATATCCTCTGGGAGAGTAGATCTCGAACGGTTTGGAGGCCTCGTTGATCAAATATCCGTAAACTTCCACCGTTCCAAATATCACTTTCAAAACGATCTTGCCGGTGAAACAAAATTGCGTCCTTCCCGACATCACCGCTACGATCTTGTTTCTCAACGAATAAAACCGTATCGGACCCTGATCGCTGTTCGAGGTCTTTTTAGACGAAGAAAATTCAGTTTCCGCGTTCGGTAAACTGCCGGCTGCTTCAGTTTTATCGATCCGTAGGTTTCTGAGGCAGTCCTCAAAAGAAGCGGACGGTTCGTTTTCGTTCCATGTATCCGCAACATTGTCCTTTCCCGATGTTAACGATGTTCTAGCTCTTCGTGGTCTGCGATTGTTATTCGAGGACGTAGCTGTGCCAGTATCGGCGTTATTGTTTGGATTTACCGATTCGGCTACGATAATGCAAGCTTCCTCCTTCTTGGGATTGTTACGTCGCACACGCGACAGTTTGTTGCCGGGATAACTGTTACTTCTTAATTCGTGATTCTGTTTCAGTATTTTCGGTATAACGAAGTGAGACAATGCACTTGAATGAGATTCGACTATTACGGGTGCTCCTAAGTTTCGCTGTTGTTGTTTCGAGACCTCGGAATATCGTTTACTGTTTTTTCCTGTCGGCGTCCTTGGCTTTGTCGAGTGTAACGAACGATCCTTGGAATCTGAAATTTAAGCAGCCCACATTTATAAAGGTCTCTAAATACGAGTCaaaatatttgatttgattttcAACGCGCAAATAATATTTGCTTTTCGAAACAATCGGGTATACTCTCTGACAGTGGTTCTCAAGACCGTGACCTTCTAAGGATTTCTCTAGCAGAGGAAAACACGTTTTATCAATACCTATGTATTTTGTAAACAGAAACGTAGAGCGATACAAATGTACCTGTTTTGTTAAGAAACTGTGGTTTCAGTGGAAGGTTGAGCACTCGCCCAAAACTGGGTTGTACCTTAAAAACCGTTTGGGAATCACTGCTCTAGAGGAATTCAAATGTTTCTTACGTGATGCTCTATTGTCGCTGCCAcatggttttttttttttattgacatTGCACTTACAGTCCAACTGTTCACTACGCCCGGTACTTTCACTCGATGAAGAGCCCCGTACATTTTTGGTACCCGGACCGGGCGAATTCATAATTAGGTTTTTCAGAACGGAATCCTTTTTCAGTAAAGCCACCTTGTTCGTCTTCTTGTACTGGGGCAGCTTGCTAAAACAGAAGTTATGTTTCTAGTACCTAGAACGTGCCTGACAACACTGTCAGCACATTGTCACACTATCAGATAACAGTTTTAAGATGCGTACTCAATGATCTACTCACGCTTTCGTTTGCTTGCGTCTACTTTTAACGACCTTTGCCTTTGCTTCTCTCATTGGTCTTGTCTTCATGTCGATATTACATAAACCCGGAAAAAAGTAACGAAAATGATTCAGACTTGTTGCGGACACATTGTTGCAAACTAACCTCAATCTTCCTGTAAACGAACGTGAAGTGTTTACAATTTACCAGTCACGCGATAGTGGCGCCGATAGTGACGAAATTACGAAGTTCATTTCGGCCTCCGTTAGAACGCCAATTAGTGAACGACGAAACGCTGAAGCTGCTAGCGAAACAGTGGCGCCACTTGCGGCGAAATCTGGAAGCTCTGCTTCGGACAGCAGTTTCAGCGTTTCGCGACGcgctaattggcgctgtacggaccctgAACAGAGCTTCCAGATTTCGCCACAAGGAGCGCCATTGTCATGTCAATTTGATCACGGAATTAACGTCCTTTCTATACGATTGCAATATCTGTGCAATGTTGTCGTACACGTGTTTTTGTCCTGTACACGGTTAGGAACGCGTTTATAATTAAAAACCGGGCGCATTGTTATTGCACGACTTGTGCAATTTGATATTTTTCCGAAGTGGTGATTTTTGAAGAACACGCAACAATGGCTTTgtacaatttcaagaaaattgCGGTGGTCCCCACCGCAAAGGTTAGTTGACATATTCTCGATCTTCTATTTACGGTTAAATATATTTTGACGTTAACGTTTTATTCCTTATTGTTAGGACTTCATCGACATAATATTGTCGAAGACACAGCGTAAAACGCCCACGGTTGTCCACAAGAATTATAAAATCACCAGGATACGATCGTTTTATATGCGCAAAGTGAAGTTCACACAGCAGAATTTCCACGATAGATTGTCCCAAATAATACAAGAATTTCCCAAACTCGACGATGTTCATCCATTTTATGCCGATTTAATGAACGTTCTGTACGACAAAGATCACTACAAATTAGCCTTGGGTCAAATAAATATAGCAAGACATTTAATCGACAGGTAATTAATATCTGAaacaatgttttattttattccattGATGTACACGTTACTTAAAAAGTAAACACATTTTATGATAATAGCGTATCAAAGGATTACGTGCGTTTAATGAAGTTCGGAGATTCCCTGTACCGATGTAAACAACTGAAGAAGGCTGCCTTGGGTCGCATGGCCACCATTATGAAAAGGCAGGCAGCGAATCTGGCTTATCTCGAACAAGTTCGTCAGCACTTGGCCAGGTTACCCAGTATAGACCCCTATACACGTACCATT from Megalopta genalis isolate 19385.01 chromosome 3, iyMegGena1_principal, whole genome shotgun sequence harbors:
- the LOC117225005 gene encoding polynucleotide 5'-hydroxyl-kinase NOL9 isoform X1, translated to MKTRPMREAKAKVVKSRRKQTKAKLPQYKKTNKVALLKKDSVLKNLIMNSPGPGTKNVRGSSSSESTGRSEQLDCKCNVNKKKKPCGSDNRASHSKDRSLHSTKPRTPTGKNSKRYSEVSKQQQRNLGAPVIVESHSSALSHFVIPKILKQNHELRSNSYPGNKLSRVRRNNPKKEEACIIVAESVNPNNNADTGTATSSNNNRRPRRARTSLTSGKDNVADTWNENEPSASFEDCLRNLRIDKTEAAGSLPNAETEFSSSKKTSNSDQGPIRFYSLRNKIVAVMSGRTQFCFTGKIVLKVIFGTVEVYGYLINEASKPFEIYSPRGYSSICVKAVDTVSQHVQPDVWTTLSAEGVDRDTENRLVAELDGLQAGTTILLLSNLENNLTRFLNAYCPFRLFPSIKDAPYQSWTDPKRAQVILQSQLFVDNYACKELIVDERITKDVAEKMLKRWRANERCCISITGGKNVGKSTAVRCLINSLLPVSKKVVLVDVDPGQTECAPAGCMSFSLIDEPLLGPNFTHLKTPVCQLYLGDIDVSKCITRYIEGMKMLVEKLSSCPVMSRLPIVVNTMGFTSGIGWDLAIFTIKLAKPFLVVQIMSEKVKNNYPEHLSKEVINQVSKRVSWGVNVANWNEDCSHELCVIPSHAERKSAPVNDTWNMEPYQHRELVMTSYLSEILRDPVDSMSSCHDISLNINTAVPYVTRFSSLIVSIPRASMPPTHVLNVINGNIVALCGIDLDDPESQQVELVSNLRVLDRPPICSCYGFGIVRGVDTEREEIFLNTPLSAHAMQYVNCLVGCIPVPVTLLQLNQQRNVPYTGGSNELPTSREHRRGYFRMRYQRANANS
- the LOC117225005 gene encoding polynucleotide 5'-hydroxyl-kinase NOL9 isoform X3; its protein translation is MYGALHRVKVPGVVNSWTSSDSQTVFKVQPSFGRVLNLPLKPQFLNKTDSKDRSLHSTKPRTPTGKNSKRYSEVSKQQQRNLGAPVIVESHSSALSHFVIPKILKQNHELRSNSYPGNKLSRVRRNNPKKEEACIIVAESVNPNNNADTGTATSSNNNRRPRRARTSLTSGKDNVADTWNENEPSASFEDCLRNLRIDKTEAAGSLPNAETEFSSSKKTSNSDQGPIRFYSLRNKIVAVMSGRTQFCFTGKIVLKVIFGTVEVYGYLINEASKPFEIYSPRGYSSICVKAVDTVSQHVQPDVWTTLSAEGVDRDTENRLVAELDGLQAGTTILLLSNLENNLTRFLNAYCPFRLFPSIKDAPYQSWTDPKRAQVILQSQLFVDNYACKELIVDERITKDVAEKMLKRWRANERCCISITGGKNVGKSTAVRCLINSLLPVSKKVVLVDVDPGQTECAPAGCMSFSLIDEPLLGPNFTHLKTPVCQLYLGDIDVSKCITRYIEGMKMLVEKLSSCPVMSRLPIVVNTMGFTSGIGWDLAIFTIKLAKPFLVVQIMSEKVKNNYPEHLSKEVINQVSKRVSWGVNVANWNEDCSHELCVIPSHAERKSAPVNDTWNMEPYQHRELVMTSYLSEILRDPVDSMSSCHDISLNINTAVPYVTRFSSLIVSIPRASMPPTHVLNVINGNIVALCGIDLDDPESQQVELVSNLRVLDRPPICSCYGFGIVRGVDTEREEIFLNTPLSAHAMQYVNCLVGCIPVPVTLLQLNQQRNVPYTGGSNELPTSREHRRGYFRMRYQRANANS
- the LOC117225005 gene encoding polynucleotide 5'-hydroxyl-kinase NOL9 isoform X5 — translated: MYGALHRVKVPGVVNSWTVQPSFGRVLNLPLKPQFLNKTDSKDRSLHSTKPRTPTGKNSKRYSEVSKQQQRNLGAPVIVESHSSALSHFVIPKILKQNHELRSNSYPGNKLSRVRRNNPKKEEACIIVAESVNPNNNADTGTATSSNNNRRPRRARTSLTSGKDNVADTWNENEPSASFEDCLRNLRIDKTEAAGSLPNAETEFSSSKKTSNSDQGPIRFYSLRNKIVAVMSGRTQFCFTGKIVLKVIFGTVEVYGYLINEASKPFEIYSPRGYSSICVKAVDTVSQHVQPDVWTTLSAEGVDRDTENRLVAELDGLQAGTTILLLSNLENNLTRFLNAYCPFRLFPSIKDAPYQSWTDPKRAQVILQSQLFVDNYACKELIVDERITKDVAEKMLKRWRANERCCISITGGKNVGKSTAVRCLINSLLPVSKKVVLVDVDPGQTECAPAGCMSFSLIDEPLLGPNFTHLKTPVCQLYLGDIDVSKCITRYIEGMKMLVEKLSSCPVMSRLPIVVNTMGFTSGIGWDLAIFTIKLAKPFLVVQIMSEKVKNNYPEHLSKEVINQVSKRVSWGVNVANWNEDCSHELCVIPSHAERKSAPVNDTWNMEPYQHRELVMTSYLSEILRDPVDSMSSCHDISLNINTAVPYVTRFSSLIVSIPRASMPPTHVLNVINGNIVALCGIDLDDPESQQVELVSNLRVLDRPPICSCYGFGIVRGVDTEREEIFLNTPLSAHAMQYVNCLVGCIPVPVTLLQLNQQRNVPYTGGSNELPTSREHRRGYFRMRYQRANANS
- the LOC117225005 gene encoding polynucleotide 5'-hydroxyl-kinase NOL9 isoform X2; this translates as MKTRPMREAKAKVVKSRRKQTKAKLPQYKKTNKVALLKKDSVLKNLIMNSPGPGTKNVRGSSSSESTGRSEQLDYSKDRSLHSTKPRTPTGKNSKRYSEVSKQQQRNLGAPVIVESHSSALSHFVIPKILKQNHELRSNSYPGNKLSRVRRNNPKKEEACIIVAESVNPNNNADTGTATSSNNNRRPRRARTSLTSGKDNVADTWNENEPSASFEDCLRNLRIDKTEAAGSLPNAETEFSSSKKTSNSDQGPIRFYSLRNKIVAVMSGRTQFCFTGKIVLKVIFGTVEVYGYLINEASKPFEIYSPRGYSSICVKAVDTVSQHVQPDVWTTLSAEGVDRDTENRLVAELDGLQAGTTILLLSNLENNLTRFLNAYCPFRLFPSIKDAPYQSWTDPKRAQVILQSQLFVDNYACKELIVDERITKDVAEKMLKRWRANERCCISITGGKNVGKSTAVRCLINSLLPVSKKVVLVDVDPGQTECAPAGCMSFSLIDEPLLGPNFTHLKTPVCQLYLGDIDVSKCITRYIEGMKMLVEKLSSCPVMSRLPIVVNTMGFTSGIGWDLAIFTIKLAKPFLVVQIMSEKVKNNYPEHLSKEVINQVSKRVSWGVNVANWNEDCSHELCVIPSHAERKSAPVNDTWNMEPYQHRELVMTSYLSEILRDPVDSMSSCHDISLNINTAVPYVTRFSSLIVSIPRASMPPTHVLNVINGNIVALCGIDLDDPESQQVELVSNLRVLDRPPICSCYGFGIVRGVDTEREEIFLNTPLSAHAMQYVNCLVGCIPVPVTLLQLNQQRNVPYTGGSNELPTSREHRRGYFRMRYQRANANS
- the Dnmt3 gene encoding DNA methyltransferase 3 isoform X3; this encodes MEQRLSQISNVARIRAVDATMQMLRGYLGCTLTKPYVRWIENNFSEIQGTIDEVKFYPFPTKIEQRLAHLKDRNAQTTEKYLLDQERESQPRKTAEKPKEPPQQSDADLTRLPLREQKPGVITWAKIAGHNWWPAMIIDYRDCCMREPGFGCQWIMWYGDYKLSEIHHQSFLRFEMGLEKMRDYINNTKKHAFVVGVLQAAKDYCSRMGYETDNWTLADMFKYFSKMNRPQPQPNPLKKGESVKIYDKYSSQIVKELNELKNDPNVDDQRVDDIENSDDLRSVKSRECSMESLCLKCLKIPDGPMECHPFFEGSLCIECSEQYKPCMFVFGNDAKCFYCTICAATGMVIICDNEDCPRVYCTACMKHLLCPATYEQVLLEDPWECFLCKARSGTVPDTVVRPRSNWKDKIIDMFRTSCNPSARVASKRDGKPRRIRVLSLFDGLSTGLLVLRKLGLTVDVYYASEIDPDALMVSATHFGDRIVHLGDVRDITKEKIKEMAPIDLLIGGSPCNDLSLANPARLGLYDPKGTGVLFFEYCRILKLLKRLNNGHHLFWLYENVASMPSEYRLAMNKHLGQEPDVIDSADFSPQHRLRLYWHNLPFEPHSLPFQDEQDVQDILTPHCQRYALVKKIRTVTTKVNSLKQGKAALKPILMKDECDSLWITELEEIFGFPRHYTDVKNLSATKRQRLIGKSWSVQTLTAIFKSLCPYFECNIAGMDSALGSQSLSF
- the LOC117225005 gene encoding polynucleotide 5'-hydroxyl-kinase NOL9 isoform X4, whose protein sequence is MNSPGPGTKNVRGSSSSESTGRSEQLDCKCNVNKKKKPCGSDNRASHSKDRSLHSTKPRTPTGKNSKRYSEVSKQQQRNLGAPVIVESHSSALSHFVIPKILKQNHELRSNSYPGNKLSRVRRNNPKKEEACIIVAESVNPNNNADTGTATSSNNNRRPRRARTSLTSGKDNVADTWNENEPSASFEDCLRNLRIDKTEAAGSLPNAETEFSSSKKTSNSDQGPIRFYSLRNKIVAVMSGRTQFCFTGKIVLKVIFGTVEVYGYLINEASKPFEIYSPRGYSSICVKAVDTVSQHVQPDVWTTLSAEGVDRDTENRLVAELDGLQAGTTILLLSNLENNLTRFLNAYCPFRLFPSIKDAPYQSWTDPKRAQVILQSQLFVDNYACKELIVDERITKDVAEKMLKRWRANERCCISITGGKNVGKSTAVRCLINSLLPVSKKVVLVDVDPGQTECAPAGCMSFSLIDEPLLGPNFTHLKTPVCQLYLGDIDVSKCITRYIEGMKMLVEKLSSCPVMSRLPIVVNTMGFTSGIGWDLAIFTIKLAKPFLVVQIMSEKVKNNYPEHLSKEVINQVSKRVSWGVNVANWNEDCSHELCVIPSHAERKSAPVNDTWNMEPYQHRELVMTSYLSEILRDPVDSMSSCHDISLNINTAVPYVTRFSSLIVSIPRASMPPTHVLNVINGNIVALCGIDLDDPESQQVELVSNLRVLDRPPICSCYGFGIVRGVDTEREEIFLNTPLSAHAMQYVNCLVGCIPVPVTLLQLNQQRNVPYTGGSNELPTSREHRRGYFRMRYQRANANS